TTGATACCGCCCTATATTCTAACCACACAATTAGTGCTTCGTGCATACACGAGTTATCGCTCAATTACATGGGTAGAATGAACACATCATTATCAGGAGGATTAAAAAGAATGAACTTGTAGCGAGAGGTAGAGAGACTTGCGGGATTTCACCACTTTATTCTTGAAAGCCAAAGCGAGCGGCGATGGGGTCCTGCTTCCTAGCCGCCAGGTGCGAGGACTTGTTCTCGTCTAGCTCACGCCGTGAGCTCCGGTAACGAGCGGCACAAGAGGCGCAGCGTTGTGACTGAAATGTGATGATGCAGATGACGACGGTGCTACAAacatttttaataaaaaaaaaacagcaagtttaggtggccatgctaggcctcccatgaggggacgtcaagggcttgcctcgacgccgcctcacgggcATACTGGGTCGCCCATGTAGATGTATAtcctaaacttgtggctcacacccaccatAGGGGAATGGCCGAGAATCAGGTAGCTTAACaaaaaggaatatatatatatatatatatatatatatatatatatatatatatatatatatatatatatatatatttaaatactacccaaaaaaataataacaaaaatataGATTTTTTGTTTGTTCAGTAATTgtgcacttttctttcctctttgttCCCTTTGACTTTTTCTGGGCTTAATATAATATGTTTGTCATTGAGGTAGATTTAATTTGACATACGTTCTTAGAAACAACACTGACTGTATATTTGAGGTAGCCTGACGTAACAGAGATAGCATCTGCTTGTCGAGTGATCTTGCAACTTTTTTTTCGACTTGTGTTCTATTACAACCTATAGTTGCACGGAAGGTTTTTATCAGGAACATTATGCATCTTATGAACATTAAGTTATCATGTCGAAGAAATTAAAAATTTAATATACCGCCCATGCCATTGCGAATTGATAAACTATTTATAAAAAAAGAACCATATGAAGCGCAACTGTGAAACGCAGAAGAGAAAGATACGATTGGCTTGCGTGACAGCAattgcgttgccgggtaccaaatctaaatttctataaacacaggtctgctcaggcaccttcgccactgtgtgcattctgtgatgaactgtaaacaatagaccatttctttttgacctgcaggcggtttaacacattacgaaaaaccctatgagaaatacctttacgtggtattggtatggacttatctctgcctgtcattttgtcatttggagcttccatttctggtttctccaatgcgacagtatgcgcggccgtccggaactatattgatgaaactaataggttaactaattaaccagtttcattatcctaacaggttCACAtatttatatacgtataaaatcacattattgctctattctaaaaataaattcgtttatgaaaatatttgtattcattacattaagcaccccactttcctaggctatcgtaatctttctgttaaacctccatcattccaagtctgaacagtaaattttgaaaccactcgattcttggccaatcccccacagtgggtatgcgccactaacaataggataacaacaacaacaacaacaacaacaattgcTCCAAACGAGGTCTGCTCATTCAGGTGAGTTCCTCACTGCTATTCGACTCGTTACGCGCTGGGCCATTACACGACGGTGCTAGTTTATTTTGTACACTTGAAAACTGCACAGAAAATTACCCAAGGAGATGTCTTGCTTGTAACGCCCCAGATATGGTTCGGTCAGGGCATTCATCTGGGGAGGCACATCACCAGTATGGGTGGACTCGGCGAGGACAATGCACACAGCTTGGAGATAAGCAATTGCGAGGAGTGAAGGCTGAGTTCATGTTCTCACTGTCATGATGGtggtaatgatgatgacgattatgACCTAATGAGAACAGGAAGTCAGCATTCACTCTTCGCAATCGCTTATCTACCAGCAAGAGAGTTTCAATAATTAATTAACGTCGAGTCCATGCGTGCGGAAGGACCATCTGTGAATGTATTCTGTGCCTTAACATTGACCTTGATGCGTATAAGACTCCAGGTTGGAGTGATGTCATCCTACAAGCAGCGCAGTGCCATAATGTCATTTAGGAGAAACTTTTCAACCGTAATTCGCTGTGTAACTATAAGATGAAAAAATGGTGGGGCTCTACACTACTTTTTTCTATGTGGTCGATATCCCCGCTTCCTAGAGACTTTATTGGACGTAGTTGATGAAAGCTGAAAGTAACGGCAGCCGCAGAAGGCTGTTTGCAATACATTTAGAGCTACTGTGTAGCATAGGCGAGGCAAAACACCACTACACCATATGGTGTTAATTATACGAGTTTAATTGCTGCTCAAGGAAAAATATGTTAAATCTTTCTGTTTTGACCTTATCTTTGCTGTCGTATTTTTCCAGAATGAGATGCTACATATTGGTTCTGTTTTCATATATGAAAGAACGACGAATAGAATCACTAAATGTGCGCGGCAACTGCGTTGCAGTATATTTTCAGAAAAAGGCGCTATATTTTCCAGCTGTAGCCAGCCAGATGGATGCGAGCACAAGCGTAGGTGCCAAAGACGATTGTGCCAGAAAATTTGGTGAGTCGTTCGTGATTTACTTGTAGCAGAGTACCAACATAGAACTTTTATGTTATAAAATTTGTTGCTCGAAAGTGACCTGACATGCTCATTTCGAACATCTTGCAAAATTGAAATTCATTTCGTTGTGCACGTCACGTTGCGACTGCACAACGACCTTGTGCTTGAATCCGTTGACTTCCACAAATCAGTCTTGTCTTCGAGTTTGTCCACAATCCACAAACGGGCCTATAGTGTCTGCAGAGCGACCATGGATAGTCCGAAACATGGACTCGAAGCCGCTTTATTACTCAGGACACCTACATATATCCAGGGCAGAGACACATACACAACGCCCCCTCTCGGGTACAAAGAacagaacgaaactgaaactaaaaTCACATTACAACAGGGCCCTGAGCTCGTTTTTGTATTGATGGTATATTCAAGCGGCTGCAAACGTTTATAGCTATCGGCGAATGATCTGCATGTTCCTGGCTTTGCGCCAGCGTTCCGTAAATGCCCGGTCCATTGCTCTAGAGCGTCTGTACCGCGCAACTATGGACAGCAGTAAGCAAACATTCGTAACTGACAGGTgcgtttgtttaaaagtaccgcgtCGTCCAGCTGAAAACTGAAGTAGACTGGCCTATAAATGGCCGGGGGTCCACGGGCGCTTGCTTACTTGCCAGATGCGGCGAGCCTGAGCGTGCCGACAATGGCTGGCACCGGGAACGACGCGGAAGGTCCGGCATCCCCCGGCAGCCCCGGTCGGGACGTCCTCGACGAGGAACACGGCATCGAGACGGCGAGCAAGACGCTGCGACGCTTCCTCTTCCTGACGTCATTCCTGCAGGGCATCTCCTGCGGCATCCTCGAGCCCTTCTGCCAGAACGAGGTTGGAAGCGTTTAACACTTCGATGAACTGACGAGATGCTACCCGTAGCAATATGACCTCTATTGCAGCGGAGATGGAAATTCTAGTTCAAGCTAAAAGCTGTGGTTCTTGTCTGCCATAAGCCGTCGTCGTCATCATATCTAtcgagtagtagtagtagtagtagtagtagtagtagtagtatcagtagcagtagcagtagcagcagcagcagcagcagcagcagcagcagcagcagtagtagtagtagtagtagtagtagtagtagcagtagcagtagcagcagcagtagcagtagcagtagcagtagcagcagcagtagcagtagcagcagtagcagcagtagcagcagcagcagaagcagcagcagtagcagcagcagtagcaacagtagcagcagtagcagtagttTACAGCTTAGTAGTAGTATACAGCTTCGGTGTCCGTTCATTTAAAAGCGAGGAACAGGCACCTATAAAAAAACGTTTCTTTAAATAAAAACAATGCACTTGCATTGATGCATCGTGCCATCAAACACAATGACACACATGGCAGATTAGAGGGAGaaaggaagaggggggggggtcgtTGTGACAGAAAAGGGGATCACCGGAACGTCGGAAAGTCGCCTTGGCGCACGGGTATGTATTTTCTACCCTTTAAAAAAGGCCACTTCAGCACCATGAGTGTATTCACAACAGTAATCAATAATTGCACATGCCGCGTTTATAAGGCTTCATGGTATGGTTTGTGGTCATAAATAGCGTCATGTTTTATTATTACGCACTGTATTTGAAAAGCTAAAGCTTTGGCGCGTTTATTATTGCACTTAATTTGGGATGAGCCCACGTACCAATACTGTGTCGACTCTGGGATTGACCTATCACGTTGCTGTTTGACTGGGCAGCGCGGCATCTGCAGAGGCAACTTGCGTCTTCGGGCCATCGTGTTCACAGGGTGTTTGGTGTTAAGCGCAGTCGCCGCTCTCAGCTTTAGTAGAGAAGCCAATTCACATTGACTACCGCATACGTATTGAAACCACACGGACTCCAATAGCATGATAATTTATCCAGCAATTATGGCAAGGGTTTGTGACTGATTTATTTCAACATTCTTGCACAGCTGACTCCTCGTAAAGGCTCCGGGGCCCTCGGCTCAAACGGCTTGCACGGATGCTACATTTTAGGGGCTCTGCTGCTGACGCCATGGACCGCGACATTGGTACGGCTATTTAATGGCTTCACCTTTAGTAAAGACTTATGTTCTGCTTCAAACTGAAGTCCTAAGTTAACGTACGTAAGGTGTACTTCCAGATTCCAGGCTAAACAGTGAAGTCATCCTGTTGAGTCATCTGTGGGCTTCGGTAACTATCTGCGGTGTCTTATAAAGGATTAGACACGGCAGTCCCTGAGCAATTCTGCTTACCATTATCGTTTTGTTTGAAAATATTTACACGTATGATGGGTAACGAAGCCTATAGATAAGTGATTCTTGACATTCCGCATAACCCCGTCACACcgcttttgtttgtctgaaatgCAAATATATTAGCGTCGTACGACATTGACTTTCAGATGCTGAGGGACATCAAGATGCGCAAGCTTTTCAGTTGGGGCCTTTTCATCGAAGGAGCCTGCTGCTTCAGTTACGAGTAAGTGCCCTCCACGGGACTGTATGGAAAACACATTGATTCGAAATTACACAAACGAACGAATAATTATATTCAAGTGTGTACGTGGTCACGAAATCGGCAATTGAGTGAGTAATTAGTGAAACATCAACCATAATCAAGTACAAAAAGCTCTGCTTCCATTCATGTGGTTTGCAGGTTCCTGAAGCCCTTCCAGCGTTCCGTCTTGACGGGAAGTATTCGAGCCATCCAGGGAATCGGAGCATCGTTGGTCTTTCCCGGCTACTTCTTCATTGTGTGCGTCCAGTTTTCACGAGAGATTCCCACGTTAATAGTGAGTGATGTCGGTACTTTTGACAGAATGTACGGCATGTTAAGTTATATTGTGCGTAATTAGGCTACAAATGAAGTAAGGCCGCTTGCACGTTGCGGGCTGGgcataacgcaaaaaaaaaatcacagcatatccacggagtaaattaAGAAGAAAGGGGCGAAGCGTctatcagcccgtccgtgcttccgtccgtccgtttgggCTTCTGTATGTCTGCGcgaccatctatgcgtccattcctgcgtccgtccgtctgtccatgagtccgtctgtgagtccgtccatccatctttcgtgcgtccatccatctgtacgTCTGCGCGTCtgcccatctgtccgtccgtcttctagtctgtctgtccatccgtccgtgcgttcatctagtgaacactccaggtaccgccatctcgcatctcgcatcccctggggcacatacccggtCTGcgcgtccgcccatccgtccgttcattttctagtctgtctgtctgtctgtccgtccatgcgtccgtccatgcgtccacatagcaagtaccgctatctcccatctcgcatcccctgtggcccaTACaagctctagagtgggtatgtgccactggtgaatACGTACGAaaacatcggaggatgtacagacccacgccttaaggagctttgctttTAAAACTTTCTTGACTGGCCCCAACTGATAGACACATTGAAGACATTGCCAGAGATGATGCTGACTTGGAGCCTCTTTAATACTGAAATAACTCCAAGGTTTTTCACTTCATTGTGGTGGCGACGTTTGTAGAAACCTTTGTAATGACAATCTGCAGCAGTCCAACATTTTTACTAGAATCTGTAAGCGACAAGCTGTGTGACTAATGGTGTTTTTCACTGGGAGATTCAGAGCGACCGCCGAAATCCCGGAGCGAGCACTCGGATCGCACGAAGCCACCTCTGCCAGTGAAACACGAGAATGCTCCGTGAGAGGTGCCCCGGAAGTTGATTATGCATACGTCACGCAAACCGGTTCCGGAAACAGTTTATTTTTCCGCTCTCTTCGTTTCCTTGGCAACTTTGGCCGCCACTGCAGGGCGCGCATTTCGACCACGCAGTTAAAGCTTTGTAGAACACTTTAACGCAGTCGCGAACAGCAGTTGTGTAGCAAGTATGGACGAGCACGCGGAATTGACACCGGCTGTGCGTCGGCTGTTGCTGGGCGTTTTCAGAAACAGCGGCAACGATCTGAACGGTAAGTGCGACGTACTTGACGCTGATAATAAACTCTGCACGGAATGCTAACTTTGATAGCTCCGCATGAAGACTGGTCAGATAATTGTAAAGCATGCGGGTACACGTGGTAACGGCCGCAATCGGCGCTCGCAAAAATACGGCATGTTGtgagcaggcttttttttttaatcagagcAGTTGCTTACCCAACACCTTACAGTCCTACTATTTAGAATATCACAAGCGCCGGAATTTTCGCAGCGCTCACCAAGCTGCTGTATTACCTTTAATAAAAATGCATGGCGATCTCTGTATTCGCGCATGAATAcatgcatgaaaaatttactagagAAGTAACGTTTTCTTGGTGATTCTTGACCTCTACTCTTTTGGTGTTAACCCGcaaatgtcttttctttttctctatttgaAGGTGCTACACAGTGTGACGCCACCGACGCTTTGTCACATACACAGGGCGCATTTTTAGGAAATGGTAAATTGGTCTACATGTGTCTCTGTAGAACtagttttgtatacagtcgtctaTATATGTAGAGGACAATGCCTTGACGAGCAACGTGTAAGGACTACTTGAAGAAAATTGTGTACCTGCTTAAAATTAACACATATTAACATACTACAATGCTTTTCAATTATCAAACACAGATTCTGCAGCGTCTACTGGTGCGTCACCAAGTCGGGCTTGTCAGCCAGGGACTCCTGCACGTGGTAAGCATGCATACACAAACATGCTAGTGGCATTAGGATGAAGATAGGTCCAGCAGATTGCAAACCCTCTCAAAAAAACCACGAATTACGCAAAACCATTTAATGGCTTCTTGCTCACGCTTCTCAATATTGGGTGCTTAAATAATAAAATTGAATTCAACGAATAGTCAGCTGCACGAAGAGGCCCCATATTTATTATGCAGTGTTTTCAAATTTACTCTCTAAGAAAATTATGCTGTGAATAAGTTATGTATAGTAATATTATGAATTTGCATGATTGTCTGTTCTGATATGCAAAGCGATCCCCACAGCACCCAATATTTGCTGTGCCAAAACAGTGTGACAGTACTAATGCTTTACAGTAAGTGTTCTATGGCTCAGAGAGCATATAGCTTCGTGCCCTGTATCAAAAAAGTCTATTAATGCCAGTTTATATGTATTTTATGTGTGTATAATGCATATTTCAGCTGCAGGGTGTGAGTGGACGAGTGGCGAGACGAAGCTGCTGCTGGACCTCTACGCCTCATATTTCCCTCAAGTTGGCCCTCTGAAAAAATTTCGCAACAAAAAGGCCATGtttgaaaaaattgcaacagacATTAATAATAAACTGGGTGTAATGAGAACTGGTGAGCAGTGCTGCTCTCGGTACAAAACCgtactgaaaagaaaaaatgtggcagcTGGGAAAAATAATACGTCTGGCTGTTCCCCACAAGAAGTCCCCTACGAGGCCGAGCTTGAAAAAATCAAGTGGCTGGACGACAGCTTGGAACCAGAAGTGGTACGCGACGCAAGTGGAGTGGTATCAAAAAAGACATGTCCACAGTCATCCACCGAGTCTGTTCCACTTGCTGGTTCAAGCTCGTCAACGTCACACTCTCCATCCAGCTCCGTTGGGCAGGACGACACTCCTGATTCAAAAAGAAAACGCCCGAATTCAGCACGCGAGCTCCACCTGCAAACCTTCTTTGAAAAAATGAAGGAGTTAGATGAACGGCGAGCAGAGCGAAAGGCTGAAAGAGACAGCAAGAGGGAAGAGCGACGACTTGCTAAAACACAGCGACGAGAAGAAATGCACAAAGAAAAGATGAATCTTCTCCGTGAAATTTTCAACTTgaagaaaaatgaataaaatgtgAAAAGCATGTTTATTGTAAGCATTGTACACATGTGCACGTTGGCAGGCGCATTGATAACAGATTGACAATGTTTGTTGTTGAGGTGAAATAAGGGTTCCAGGGCCCTTTTACAAGACAAAGTTGCAATGATCATTATAATTTCACGCCGTTTTGATGGTAAGAAAAGCTGAACAAAGACTAAGAAATGCAGAACGTTTGTCCATGCAAATTTTCATCAGGCAAATGAAATGTTAATGCACAAGCAATAACCAAATTGCATGACAAAGAAGCCATTTCTCACAGCAGCAGTCACCATgcctaaaggacccctgacaaatTTTTGTTTTGACTTGAATGCTTTAATTAAGAGCATTGTGTCCGGTAGTCCCCAAACTTTGATCATAAATATTGCAATGTACTGTGTAATTAATGCAAGAATGGCTCCTTGTGACTAATTTTGGCATCACTGTAAAACTACTACTGGAATCACAAAAAATTACACAGCGAACAATCTCAGGAGTC
The nucleotide sequence above comes from Rhipicephalus microplus isolate Deutch F79 chromosome 2, USDA_Rmic, whole genome shotgun sequence. Encoded proteins:
- the LOC119159534 gene encoding uncharacterized protein LOC119159534 encodes the protein MDEHAELTPAVRRLLLGVFRNSGNDLNGATQCDATDALSHTQGAFLGNDSAASTGASPSRACQPGTPARAAGCEWTSGETKLLLDLYASYFPQVGPLKKFRNKKAMFEKIATDINNKLGVMRTGEQCCSRYKTVLKRKNVAAGKNNTSGCSPQEVPYEAELEKIKWLDDSLEPEVVRDASGVVSKKTCPQSSTESVPLAGSSSSTSHSPSSSVGQDDTPDSKRKRPNSARELHLQTFFEKMKELDERRAERKAERDSKREERRLAKTQRREEMHKEKMNLLREIFNLKKNE